The nucleotide sequence gttcTTGTATTCTATGTTTGTATTACTATTATAAGCGTACTATTTACCCAATAAAAGTTGTATGAATCATGTTGCTACCCAAATCCACACGGGTTGGTGAATGGTATCATGTTGCATTGGCCGTTTATTCATGTGTCGTTCCTACAACAAAGAACATTGTTAGTCTCATCACGGAGGACCTCAGGGGGTATTGTCGTGAGTAGCCTCCGGCATGAGAGTAATTTTTATTTACCTTTACTCACGGAGGAGATGAAACTTATACAATTAGCTTTATCATATCGCATTTAATGAAGCTCAACATGTTGTTCAGACAATCAAAATAACCTTGACTTGTGTTAAGACTTATTCTACTGGTCCACCATGTTAATGTTGTTGTTGGTGATGGTGGTAGCGGCGACGGCTTTCATAACAAAAGTACATAAAAAGACTGAGAATGTAAGTTATATAACTAGGGAGATAAGATGTATAATTCTTCGGGGTGTTTCGTAATTATAAAAGGTACATGAACACACATATTACTTTACATCAAAAGGCACAAGACAAGATTAACATTTTAGCACTTTATACTCTATTATCAATGCAAAGTCTTGAAAAAGTTTAATATGTATTATCTGTCATCAAGCTAGTCAGTCTTTGTTGATTCGAGTCGCGGATGGTTATATTCTCTTGACCTTGATTATAGTAATACTAGCATTTGTGTTTGATTATTAGTAGATTGCATATTACGTGATAGATCTAGTAGTAATAGCTTTTGTGTCCTAGGATTGATACTCGGTAACTTACATGAACTAAGCTATACTATGTTATACTATATTATGCTATGAAAGGTACGCTTGTCTGTTACGTGTATACTATACTATACTCGGTAACTACGTACCTACCATTTAACTCTACTAATACTAATGCCCTTTCATTACATTAATGTTTCATTATCAATACATCAGTTGGGTTATCATAAAaaagtattttatttattaaaccatcatattttcaaaaattttcgtaTTTCATTTAAACATATATTGAGGACGTACACCGCCCTAAAATTGTAAAAAGATGGGATCTAGAAACTCAGATGTTGTGCTATGTCGTTCTATATCAATTAATGAGATTTCTCGACCCTTAGCAACCTTGGTGTAAATGTTCCAGGTTCACATGCGAAATGGGTAAACTATTATTCCAGTTATGGGGCGCAAAGAAGTCTTTACGCTCAAAGCTATCCCCACATGCTAACCCCTCAGCGCTCGGCAGAGTTTATGCTTGATCAAAGCCACTACGCCATGCTATGCGCATGGCAACAATACACAGGCATGGCCTCGCAAAATGTGTCTAGCACGATCTACTCTACGCCTGTTCTATGAAAATGTGAATTATACATCGCAAAATCTATGCTATTCACGCGTGCAAAGCATGCACAAACTGCGGGGGCGCAAAGTAGGATCAATaaagaaaccctagatctcaacTTTTTTGGCGGCTATGGATTGCAGATCTGAAAACGAATCAAGATGCTAACTTTATGAATCCATATACTTCGAAATTGACATATATCATGTTTCCATGCATAGATTTCATCATAAATGAGAAGATGAGTTTTCATTACCTTTAACTTGTTTGAACCGAAATAGAGTTTAAAGCTAGGAAAAGCCCATAGAATCTGATCCAAAACACCCATTTCTTGCCTCGAATTAAATCAGGGATGATCCTTTGATAAATAAGCACAATGAGAATAATTACAAGAGAACTTAATTACAATACAATGAGGATATTCACAAAGGAACCATAATCAAACCAGATCTCCTAGTTATGAGACCAGGGACGTTTTTAAAAATTTTGTGCCCCCACGACTAGGGAAAAAAGGTCCCTAAttaataaaacacacacacacataatcaATAATAAAACGATAGTTTTGAtaacaataaacaaaacaaaactattgTTGCAAAATGATCTATTTTACATAGTTAAACAAATTATGAGactccacaacaacaacaacaacaacaacaataaatgTACaaagtaaatcccacaaatagcaaaacTATTGGTAGGGTCTGGAGAAGATGGATGTAGGCGAACATTGCCTCTATCCCTAGAATAAAGATGCTGCTTTTAGATACACCCTCTGCTCAAAACAAACAACAGACAAACAAACCAAGCCATAACACAAGAAGCGCTAACATGGTAAAATACAAACAGATACAATAACATATAGACCTAAATACAAGAAGATAATTACATGTAGAATCTACCTAAAATTAAAGGAAATCTAGGCATCCAAGACCAAGCTCATTCAAATCTATACCCACTCGAAAAGTCTTGAACATTAATCCTACGTCTACACGAATTCATAcacattttctaattttttatgcCCTTAGTTTTCTAATTtggtttaaactttttttttaattgggTGCAAGAAATATACATAACTATTTATGAAttgaaaaatattttatttaattgtttgtgACAAATCAAGCTAGAAAATAAACTTCTTCTAAACATATTTATACACATATAGATGAAGGGTGAAGTTTAACAATGAAATTCGAAAAAAATTATCTCCTTTTACACCTAAAACAGATTGAGTCACCTTTGCTTGGAAAGTTCATTATTTTCATTTCTTACCTATTATTGTAATCTAATTTATTCAGTCAGGGCCGGTTACAAGCAAGTGCAGGTTGGGTCTGCGATCATGGCCCAAATCATTATAGGGCCTGaaaaattttaaatatatatatatatatatatatatatatatatatatatatatatatatatatatatataatctggatgtttttataaataaGGGCCTTTGTATAACAAGTTTGAAACTCAAttaaaagttttataaaaaagGGGGTCTGCTTAAAAGACCCAATGACCAATCTTAAAAAATCtggatgtttttataaataaGCCCCTGTGTATAAGAATTTTAAAACCCAATTAAAAGTTTTACAAATAAGGGTCTGTTTAAAAGACCCAATATTTTATAAACCCAATTAACAAGCCCATCCCCAAGACCCAAATGACTAATAAACAAAAGTTTGCGAATAGGGTCCAAATTGTTTATCTCGAACATGgccacatattttttttttttttttgtgattttctgATACGAACCTATATTTAGTCCTTGTTTACTTCTAAACTCTGATTATTCTTGAAAAAGGATTTACAACCAACTACCAAGTACCGAACCCTCATTATTCTAGAAGAGGTTGGTCTTTTGAAAAAATATATGGGCCTTTGTTAACCACAAGCCCATAGTTAACTAATTCCACTACCCACAACAAAGTCAAACAAAAAGTGATTTGCAATGACTGTCAAACAATGGCGATGAAGATGGCTGTCTTGAAATAAGGCACGTCTTGCGAAaagaaaaataatatattacaaagtttGATGGGGAGAGTGGGTGAGTATTGCTTTTAcaaattttgaggtttttaaCCTTATTAATTGTGTTGGATTGACAGATTGGTGGGTTAACGACTTAACGGGTTATCGGTTGATAGCTTGAAATGCATAATTCAAAAATAACTCATATTATTATTCATGTCAAAGATCTCAATTCTAATAACATACATATAAATTTGGTCAATCTAAATATAACCCGTTTAACCTATTTTATAAATAAGTCATTAATGTTTGTTGATGAGTTATAAGTGGGTtggattaaaaaaaaataagtagTATGAATAGTTTTATATTTAATAATGAAAATATTGAAAATGGATTGTAAATTAAAAGTGTATCTTCAGAAGAAAAAGGGCAAACCAAAAACAAAACGAATTATAGgagtatatatttttaaatactcAAATGGGTTAACGGGTCAATCTGTTTTTATGTGGGTTAACCTGAACCCAGCCCGTTTAGAAAACAAGTTGTGTTGACGACCAACAACCGTTTCTTCGTGTCAAATTCGGGTCATGTCAGTCTGTCAGAAATTGTCACCCCTAGTTACaatttttctttttataaaaatgggtATAGAAAATTGCAGTCATAAGATATAATAATTCAAAAGTCTAGGTGGTTTTAAATTTGAAATATTGAATAAGAAACTCACGgataaacaaaacataaatgTCAAGCTGCCCAAATAAAGAAATCTACACATCGTCATGCATTCTTTTTCTCTATGACGGTGGTAGCGGTCGTTTGTCGGCTCCTGAAAGTCTTCATTAATTTGTAATTTTGTATAAAAAAGTAAGACTTAAAACAAGTTAAGTTTGACATAGCTTTCCAATTGTTTGTTGTCTTCCCTTCCAAACAAAGTCGTCTCATCCCAAACGAATCCATTTCTAGCAAATGAGAACACCTTGTAGTGTCTTCGGGGTTAAGCATGTCAAAATGAGGTTGGATGATAGGTCAAAACAGGTTTAGTCAAACTTGGTTTGGGCCAATAACATGTTTAGAATATAATGACTTTGGGTCAATACGGACCGTTTAAAAGAGCATTAGTTTGGTTCAAGTCAAAATGTATCGCCTAGGTTGATTATCTATcaacttttttttaacaaataaCTTTGTATTACTCTAAACAAAGTTGCTCATAGGAAAACTGTTTGATTATTCACTTTAATTATATAACAAAGTTGCTCATAGAAAAACTGTTTGATTATTTTCACTTTAATTATATTAGTTCGTTTAACTAGTAAAAATAGTTGTTTTTGATTTTAGTATCATATGAGATCTTCACCTAGTCTTCTTGTTTAATTATATTAGTTTGTTAAACTAGCATATAAAAGTTGGTTTAGATTTTAGTATCATATGAGATCTTCACCTAATCTTCTTTGTTATATCTATTGTTAATGATAGATAACATTGTTCTCAATTGTATCTTATATGAAGACCGGAGATGCATATTATGAAACCCACAACATGTAAAACAATAAGTTATTGTTGTTTCTCACCACTAACTTGAACCATAGTGAAAACTTTTTAAGTTGAGTAAAATGCTAAAATGTTCCTTAAGTTTAGGTCATTTTACGACTTTAGTCTAAAAATGAAATCTTTTGTATTTGAGTCCTTGAGGTTTATTTTGGTTGTCATTTCCactcctttttttttcttttcatcatTTAAATAAAAGGTATAATGGTAATTTTATGTCTaactttattttaattataaaacctaaaaaaactaaATGAGGGGTATAACAAGGAAAAGACAAAAAAGGGAGTGGTTAGCAGAAAGGGAAGTGGTTAACAAAAATTCTAACCAAGTTTGCCATTTGAATGGAAAACTGGGTTAGAAAATACAACCTTATGGATACAGATacaaaaagttacatttttaccCTGAAGTAGAAAAAATAACATAAACTCAGAGACCATTTTGATATTTTACTCAATAAGAATATGTGTTTTGTTTTTAGCTAAAAAACCATATTACATTTTCGGAATAAAAGCTAGAAATTTGTGCATGGTTTAAGTCTGTTTTTTACTAAGAAACcgataatttttttaattatctTGACCAATTGTAGAAAGATGTGGTGTGTGGATTATACAGCCAATAGCCAGGTGTACGTGATGTGTTATTTAACGCGTGGGAATTTATTTGTTGTCTTGGTCACGAGTGTGAAAGCAGTGAAAGCAGCCATCGGGTGATGGGTCATGTTGTAGGCGGACAAAAACAGTAGCAAGTCGTTGATCCACCTTAACATTACttctttatattttatttttatatgcaATTTAAGTAAAAAAACATTTGAATCAATGTGATCTTTAGGATACACGTATATGTTTCTTTGTACAAACAATCGCTAACAATTGGTGTGTATCATCTTGGAACAAATGTAAGGTAACTAGCGGAATTTCCTCACGTGTTGTCAGTGGTGAAGCTTGAAAAAAAGTTTGGGGGCTGAAGGTAACGGACCTAACAAAAATTCTATCGCGTAGTTTCGAGGTGTATGTTCGGGTCGGAAATCGGTGATTCAATTTGGGTCGGGTTgggtcaaacattaatatcaaataaaaaatgtTCTCAAACATTATAACGTAAAAATTTTTTAACAAACAAATGAACAATTCCACCCCTAATTTCAATCTAAATCACATAAATTGAAGCTCTAAAtaaattaaacctaaagataaaACACATACCTTGAAGATTGAAGAAACACTAAATCGATTCCAGTCGTTGCTTTCTGTTCAGCGAAGATCGAACAACATCAGCTAGACCACTGCCCAGCGATTTTGGTTTTCTTTCTGTTCAGCcgttccttcttcttcttcttcttcagtttAGTGACCTGGTAATCCAATCAACAGAtattgggtttttttttatagAAAGGGTATTTAAGTCATTGATTGTGCTTTTAATTCTTGGCTATAATAAACATAACAATATGATTTGGGCTGAAACTGAATATATCTGATTTGGGTTatacaaataattttttttataaaactggggggtcgaaaacgtatatacagAATTTTTTtaaaacgggggggggggggggggggggggggggagggggggggcgAAAACGCATAGACCTAAAAATTCTATACAAAAAGTACATACGTAACACTACTgcgcgaaaagttcgggggtcgggcgcccccccCGGCCCCTATCATCATGCGCCCCTGCGTGTTGTGTTGTGACGAGAATTTAATTGACATTACCGGTACAGCACCGACACTCAGTATTGTAATAAACAAAAAGATATACCGCGAAGTAAAGTCGTGATATGCCTAAAAAGACAACGATACATGTTATACGTCGATTGAAAGCCATAAAAATGAATATCATAATGATTTCGATAGTATCAATACCAATATCGATATGCGATCGAAATCAACGTTTTACCAATATTTTTGGGACAATGTTTGTTTTATTCGTAACAGTACGAAAATTATTATAGCTTACAATACAAAAAAATAGTCATTGTGTAGAGAATATTACTTCGTTTTCAATGAAATGTATACCATAAACCAAACGAATATTGATACCGCTACTATAGTTGATCGAACGGTATCGGTTTATTTAATCACGGTAAAAAAAATCAATCATATTTGATCCGtttgttttttaataaaatttatatcgaaATGTAGATAAACATAAACATTTCGCAATGGTATATTCcaaattatataaaatatttgATCATTAGGGGGTACGTGTGGTTATCACTCATCACCCatttatcactcacaacatccaatcaatttccgtcatgtcatcaaccattattccatcactcacaaccttttttagtggaaatCCTCATCACTTACAACACACAACAGtaaaccctcacaccccctcacatGTTCCATTTACCACGCGTCAAATTTGCTAGGTGGcggtggtttgtttgtttgtttcacgCGTGGAAGAAAATTATAACGTGCAAAAACCTCCCCACCCGAGTCCCCTTATATTATTAGAATAACGAAAAAGGTAAACGATatcaatttttatataaaaaaaataaatgtaaGGTGTCTTTAATAACATGTACGTTTGTGTTTCGATCACTTGTACATTACTACTCCCAACTCCGTTTTGAAAAAATTATATGGAGACGTGGATAAAATAAGCACATTATAATATTAAAAATCGTtagtgaaaaacaaaaattgctcaaaattacttaaaataataaaataattgaaattttaaaaattttaaaaataataaatattaaaattaGTTGTTTATGAATTGTCTAAGTGTGTGTTACACATAGAGTAATAAAGTATATTTATCATTTTTCTAGTTTACTTAAAACATATTTTTAGAGTAAGTGTGTGCATATATTATTATGTGACAAAAGAGTTGACTAGGACAAGGGATCCTCTTTCCGCACTTTTGTTTGTTATTGTTGCCGAACTACAAGTACCAACTGTATCGTATTGGTGGTCCAAAATTATTATCTCTCaaaatttatattatttattgttttaaaGGTCGAAAGTACAATAATATATCATTATCTATTGTTAACCTTGAGTAAATGATTGTTTAGTTATAAAAAATGATGAGTGGTCGTAACCATGCCGTTTGGAATCATCCACGTCTTTGTAACATATCATAAAATAAATcataaaaatgtattttcttGTAATTAATTAAAACCATGAGGAGATTAGTTATAATAGTTTGGTTAATTTGGTATATTTATCGTTTGTAagaccataggtaatggttaatgcccactaaggggcatttttcaccacatcatcatcataatgcccttttaaaaaatgtgtaatggttaatgcccatttcatttattactttccattatttttcttctctttgggcattattatagaaatgcccctcactcttcatgcccctataatgcccatgagtaatggtctaagggcattatcaaaatctttcatacccttataaagccccattacatatggtctAAGAGCGTAAGCAAAGTTCTCTTCTTTTTCAAACcatttaattaattataaaagttAGCAGCTTAATGACACTTTATTATAACAAGTCATTTTGGGTGGTAATGAGTTTTGTTTGATAATATTTTACATAATTCACCGTTATTGACTTTAACGAGTCTAATAAAACCCAGATAGATCTTAATAAGCCCTAATAGGTTATAGGTTAGAGATAATGCATCTTCTTTCAAACGTTTACAAACACATCACGTCAAATGTTAAATCAGATTTTCAACCATTCTTTAAACACACCAGTTTTCTCGAGTGAGAGAAGCCCACTCCATTCTAATTGCTCTCGTTTAGAATCTGAATGACAAGGGGTGAACATCAAAACAAAGAGCTCCTCCGATGGGGCCATCCCCCTTCTCCGAGTCACCTAAGGGTGTCCGGGGCACCTTAGGTGACCCCTTTAGGTGACTCCattcacctattaggtgagcattGCCAACACTTAGGTGAgttagagagagagtagagagagagggTGAAATAGGTGGGGAGTTGCCGagagaggggaggagagagggaggagagagggagatcTTGACCAATcaaaaattttctttttcttttttttttttttttaaaccaactcccctaataggtgagtgccgccatcaaaaaagggtattaggggagtgttagaggggagttgacgtggcttaTTCTGGTTGGTTGTgtgtaagaggggggactcacctaagaggtgagcaccccttacaccctaagcgTCCGCTTTGATACATTAAAGACACTCTTAATTTGAATCTATTGACATACTGGACCACATAAAGGGTCCTGTTGGATAATTTTTCCACGTGATAGACATAACGTTCAACGGCTTTTCTAAACTCAAAAGATAAATGATTCAATTAAAAATTTAATAATAAGATCCAAATAGAGAAATCAAAATCCGAATTGTAGTAAACTTTCATATAAACAATTGGTTTGAGCCATAAGTTCTCAACTTCACGTGTATCTCCTGGTTTCAGTCAAGTCACGTTACAACTGGAAACAAGTTAAACCAACTCACAACTTGTGTATAATTTTCCCTCCTAAAATCTCAATCAAATCGAAGCTTCCTACCACTAgcactttctttgttttcttttaagttttaacatgTGATATCTACACCATCCATGATCTAATCAATACTTGCTAGCTACCTACCACTTTTGTGCCTGATTTTGTTGAGCCATTCTTCCCGAAATCGCTGCGGCTATTGCGGCTTTGAAGCTCGGGTCTTTTGTCAAAGAAGAAGCCATTTGATCTACAAGAAACTTTTGAAACTCGGGTGTGTCGATTCTTCGGTTATTACCACCAACCTTGGCTTCATCACAAGGGATAGTAGGTGGTTTGGGTGGTGTTGTTAAGTCTAGAGTGATGGTAGGTCCGGATGAACCAAGTGAAGCTGAGCATGGGAGTGAACCAAGTGTAGTGGTTGCAACCGGCCGGTGGTTCAAGCCTGAACTCGCTTGCTCTTGTTTCGATTGGGTTGGATGGTTGTGCTCTCCTTCATAAGTTGCCACCAAGATTGattgatcctcaacacttcttTGAACCTGATTAAAACAAGATTATATAGAAAACGAATTAGAACTCGCTACAAAAACGATATCAAATGTTTGTATATGAAGACATTAGGAGAGAATTTTGCACCTTCTTTTTTACTGGGCATGTTGGAGCATGAGAGCATTTGAAATAAGCTCTAGGAGAAGGGTTGTCTCTTGTGACCTTTTGTCCATATTTCCTCCATTGATATCCATCCTTCACCAACTGTATACAACAAATATATAACATAAATGACATGTTCTTTAACTAAAGCTATGAACTACTAAGCATTAGGTTCTTAATGGTATCTTTCTTGAGATAATCGTCAACATCTTATAATCAAAAGCTTCCAAAAACTGGAATATTTCCCATATTTCTATGGTATGTAATAAGACGGGGTAACttgttataatgcccccaccatgaggcattatccgacacgtggcaacCCAGTtagcatggggcattatagcataaagtggtgtagtggggataatgcccaaataatgccccttccagttattaaaaaaaaaaaaaacaacttaaatgatatTGGCTAGTCAAACATGGAAAAAGCAACCCATTGGATGCATGCAGCGTTTTCATTATAACGCCAAAGgtgattttttgaattttttttaattataacgCCTAGTGTAgtggatgggggggggggggcgttttggggcgttatttttcaattttttttttaaaatcacgccccactacacatggtctaataatATCATGTCTAGATAACATGATACTCAATCACAACTTGACACGTTATATCATCCTATATGGAATGTTAGACGAGTTTATTATCTATTATGAGTATTAGGATAGTCAAAAATATTATTCACCAATAAAGTTTTCCGGATGTTACACTAGTGTTTAAATAGCTAAAAATATTATTCACCAATAAAGTTTTTTGCAATATGAAACTTTTCAGGATAGATGCAACAATCATGCAAAGTTTATGAAGATATAATTATTCATAATAGATGGAATGAAGAGGACTTACG is from Helianthus annuus cultivar XRQ/B chromosome 9, HanXRQr2.0-SUNRISE, whole genome shotgun sequence and encodes:
- the LOC110880030 gene encoding probable WRKY transcription factor 40: MEYTSLVDTSLDLNSNPTHFLSLVPKQEAKNNSFIELGLKLSPVNDEATGALVEELNRLSAENKKLTEMLTVMCENYNVLQKQLADYMNKNPANSSDSNSKKRKLEPHERGVSESSSSDEDSCKKPIQEQQHIKAKISRVCVRTEASDTGLLVKDGYQWRKYGQKVTRDNPSPRAYFKCSHAPTCPVKKKVQRSVEDQSILVATYEGEHNHPTQSKQEQASSGLNHRPVATTTLGSLPCSASLGSSGPTITLDLTTPPKPPTIPCDEAKVGGNNRRIDTPEFQKFLVDQMASSLTKDPSFKAAIAAAISGRMAQQNQAQKW